The following are encoded together in the Arcticibacterium luteifluviistationis genome:
- a CDS encoding TatD family hydrolase, which yields MIETHAHIYDEQFQEDKELMLARAKAVGVKEIWMPNCNSGTIAGMLSMEEENPEYCMPMMGLHPCYVKEDFKEELALVSSWLDKRSFKMIGEIGLDFYWDLAFVKEQEDAFLSQLALAKKYNIPICIHSRNSKKNEHNAIIRCCELIEGFAWEGLRGIFHCFSGNLEEAKRVISLNFLVGIGGVATFKNGGLDKVLPYLSLDNIVLETDSPYLAPVPHRGKRNEVSYIDLVADRVAFLMTIDKSEVIERTSANAVKLIS from the coding sequence ATGATAGAGACGCATGCTCATATTTATGACGAGCAATTTCAGGAAGATAAAGAGCTAATGCTGGCAAGGGCTAAGGCTGTGGGCGTAAAAGAAATTTGGATGCCAAACTGTAATAGTGGAACCATTGCAGGTATGCTAAGCATGGAAGAAGAGAACCCGGAGTATTGCATGCCAATGATGGGGCTACATCCATGTTATGTCAAAGAAGATTTTAAAGAAGAGCTAGCTTTGGTGTCTTCGTGGCTAGATAAAAGAAGTTTTAAAATGATAGGGGAGATTGGTCTTGATTTTTATTGGGACCTAGCTTTTGTCAAAGAGCAGGAAGATGCATTTTTATCGCAATTGGCTTTAGCCAAGAAGTATAATATCCCGATTTGCATTCACTCTAGAAATTCGAAGAAAAATGAGCATAATGCTATTATAAGATGTTGTGAGCTTATTGAAGGGTTTGCTTGGGAAGGTTTACGCGGGATATTTCATTGTTTTTCAGGTAACCTAGAGGAAGCTAAACGAGTAATTAGTCTTAACTTTTTAGTGGGAATAGGTGGTGTTGCCACATTTAAAAATGGAGGTTTGGATAAAGTCTTGCCATACCTTTCTCTTGATAACATAGTTTTAGAAACGGATTCTCCATATTTAGCTCCTGTGCCACACAGAGGGAAAAGAAATGAAGTAAGTTATATAGATTTGGTGGCGGATAGAGTAGCTTTTCTCATGACAATAGACAAGAGTGAGGTTATAGAGAGAACAAGTGCCAACGCAGTTAAATTGATATCTTAA